A stretch of Arachis hypogaea cultivar Tifrunner chromosome 15, arahy.Tifrunner.gnm2.J5K5, whole genome shotgun sequence DNA encodes these proteins:
- the LOC112751453 gene encoding elongation factor Ts, mitochondrial: MAFSAAAKRLSITTKHLSTIAPRRYHSLSPFKSPSFAQSQRSESNSLLSHFTFLRGFSVSASDQMNLIKQLRERTSAPIKDVKAALVDSDWNIEEAQKELRKKGKVLASKKSSRTAAEGLLALAQNDSKAALIELNCETDFVARNEIFQHLALSLAKKALLVENTSPLISGSFQVGPGSLEEMTLNLEHPKINGETSVHNAITEVAAMMGENVKLRRGYVMPAPSQGIISTYLHTSPQPGLGRIAGVLSLEVDEGKTQVDAIQRVGSELAMHVVAAKPLFLTKELVSSDALENEREVLKSQAEASGKSQMAIEKMVEGRLRKYFEEVVLMEQKFIVNDTMNVKTVLDNLSKEVGSPVRVVSFLRMEVGEGIARQETDSSEPVAQAA; encoded by the exons ATGGCGTTTTCCGCAGCCGCCAAACGCCTCTCTATCACCACGAAGCACCTTTCCACTATTGCTCCGCGCCGTTAccactctctctcccccttcaaATCTCCTTCTTTCGCACAATCTCAGCGCTCAGAATCGAACTCGCTTCTCTCGCATTTCACCTTTCTCAGAGGCTTCAGCGTCTCCGCCTCCGACCAAATGAACCTCATCAAGCAACTCAGAGAACGAACCAGCGCTCCCATCAAAGACGTCAAAGCCGCACTCGTCGATTCTGATTGGAACATTG AGGAGGCTCAGAAGGAACTGAGGAAGAAGGGAAAGGTTTTGGCCTCGAAGAAATCGTCTCGGACCGCAGCTGAAGGTTTGCTTGCCCTTGCTCAAAACGACTCCAAGGCCGCACTGATTGAACTCAACTGCGAGACTGACTTTGTTGCGAGGAATGAGATTTTTCAGCATTTG GCATTGTCTTTGGCAAAGAAAGCTTTGCTGGTCGAAAACACTTCCCCACTGATTTCTGGTTCCTTTCAGGTTGGACCCGGGTCTTTGGAG GAGATGACATTGAATCTTGAGCATCCCAAAATCAATGGAGAAACAAGTGTTCACAATGCAATCACGGAAGTGGCTGCAATGATGGGGGAAAATGTTAAACTTCGAAGAGGTTATGTGATGCCTGCACCATCTCAGGGTATTATATCTACATATCTCCATACCAGTCCCCAACCAG GTTTGGGTCGCATTGCTGGCGTTTTGTCTCTTGAAGTAGATGAGGGTAAAACACAAGTGGATGCTATTCAACGTGTTGGATCAGAATTGGCCATGCATGTAGTGGCAGCGAAACCATTATTCTTAACAAAAGAACTTGTGTCCTCAGATGCATTAGAAAATGAACGAGAAGTTCTTAAATCTCag GCTGAAGCCTCTGGTAAGTCCCAAATGGCCATAGAAAAAATGGTAGAAGGACGGTTACGCAAGTACTTTGAGGAAGTTGTGCTGATGGAGCAAAAGTTTATTGTGAATGATACAATGAATGTTAAG ACGGTGTTGGATAATCTATCCAAGGAGGTGGGTTCACCTGTGAGGGTTGTGAGCTTTCTCAGAATGGAAGTTGGGGAAGGAATTGCAAG GCAAGAAACAGATTCATCTGAGCCTGTTGCTCAAGCTGCCTAA
- the LOC112749298 gene encoding uncharacterized protein, translating into MGNYISCTLAGPGSKNSRGIKVIFPSGEIQQFQEPIKAAELMLEMPSFFVVNTRSLQIGRRFSALNADEELEFSNVYVMIPMKKLNSAVSAADMGALLITANAAAKRASGGRKVRMIMPEYDADSRENDMRIMESPSQPKLNLDDIEEYSSPEVMHRLSLCRSKKPLLETIAEEPVCSR; encoded by the coding sequence ATGGGGAACTACATATCATGCACCTTAGCAGGACCAGGAAGCAAGAACTCAAGGGGCATAAAGGTAATTTTCCCAAGTGGGGAAATCCAGCAGTTCCAAGAACCAATCAAAGCAGCAGAGCTTATGCTTGAGATGCCAAGCTTCTTTGTTGTGAACACAAGATCTCTTCAGATTGGAAGAAGGTTCTCAGCACTGAATGCTGATGAAGAACTTGAATTCAGCAATGTCTATGTAATGATTCCAATGAAGAAACTAAACTCAGCAGTCTCAGCAGCTGATATGGGTGCCTTGTTGATCACGGCAAACGCCGCGGCCAAAAGGGCATCTGGTGGTAGAAAGGTTAGGATGATCATGCCAGAGTATGATGCTGATTCGAGGGAGAATGATATGAGAATAATGGAATCACCATCACAACCAAAGTTGAACTTGGATGATATTGAAGAGTATTCTAGCCCTGAGGTTATGCACAGATTGTCCTTGTGCAGGTCAAAGAAGCCATTACTTGAAACCATAGCAGAAGAACCTGTGTGTTCAAGATGA